A DNA window from Siniperca chuatsi isolate FFG_IHB_CAS linkage group LG6, ASM2008510v1, whole genome shotgun sequence contains the following coding sequences:
- the LOC122877645 gene encoding glypican-1-like isoform X2 yields MEENLGGLSTRETEGLIREAGRSLQAAFNALHRSFDTYFTELHSHSERSLQEVLSPLGPLYSQNTRLYGDLYTDLRLYYRGSALNLDETLSEFWSRLLERTFKISTPTDVNLSEDYLECVAKQQETLRPFGDIPRDMKAKVIRAFVTARSFVQGLIVSGEVVRKVSQVSLSPECTKALMKLVYCPHCRGVASVKPCSNYCSNVMKGCLANQADLDPEWQNLIDTMIQVVSSFSTEPSLDVVLSSIPARIYEAVLFLQENMDTFTAKVYQICGIPGEPGTGSPTLHEQRKKSGSLTASEYKPSPTAGLRLEMQVSDLSSKLREMRQYWVQLPVALCSKLAAGGAGQDKCWNGITKARYLPEVMGDGLANQINNPEVELDITKPDMTIRQQIMQLKIMSNRLKNALDGNDVDFQDASDDISGSGSGMCVGGQCPRNRPGLYAYTPDNNRVRGAATYQTRLCSLLLLLPLAILLLQR; encoded by the exons ATGGAGGAGAACCTTGGCGGTCTGAGCACCCGAGAGACAGAAGGACTGATCAGAGAGGCTGGCAGGTCGCTGCAGGCTGCCTTCAACGCTCTCCACAGGAGCTTCGACA CCTATTTCACTGAGCTGCACAGTCATTCTGAGCGCTCTCTCCAGGAGGTGCTGTCTCCACTCGGCCCTCTGTACTCCCAGAACACTCGTCTCTATGGGGATCTCTACACAGACCTGAGACTTTACTACCGGGGCTCCGCTCTCAACCTGGACGAGACGCTATCTGAGTTCTGGTCCCGCCTCCTGGAGCGCACCTTTAAAATCTCCACTCCCACCGAT GTCAACCTGTCAGAGGACTACCTTGAATGTGTTGCTAAGCAACAGGAGACACTGCGGCCATTTGGAGACATCCCCCGGGACATGAAGGCGAAGGTGATCCGGGCTTTTGTCACAGCCAGGTCGTTTGTCCAGGGGCTGATAGTCAGCGGAGAGGTGGTCAGGAAGGTCTcacag GTTTCTCTGAGTCCAGAGTGTACGAAGGCCCTGATGAAGCTGGTTTACTGCCCCCACTGTCGCGGCGTGGCCTCCGTCAAACCCTGCTCCAACTACTGTTCCAATGTCATGAAGGGCTGCCTGGCCAATCAAGCTGACCTGGACCCCGAGTGGCAGAACCTTATAG ACACCATGATCCAGGTGGTTTCTAGTTTCAGCACGGAGCCCAGTCTCGATGTGGTTCTCTCCTCCATCCCGGCTCGAATCTATGAAGCAGTTCTCTTCCTACAGGAAAACATGGACACATTCACAGCAAAA gtgtaccAGATATGTGGAATTCCAGGTGAACCAGGAACAGGAAGTCCCACCCTTCAtgaacagaggaagaagagcgGCTCCCTGACCGCATCAGAGTACAAACCCTCTCCAACCGCTGGACTCAGACTAGAGATGCag GTGTCAGACCTGTCCAGTAAGCTGAGGGAGATGCGGCAGTACTGGGTCCAGCTCCCTGTGGCACTTTGCAGCAAATTGGCAGCAGGAGGCGCCGGTCAGGATAAATGCTGGAATGGCATTACCAAAGCCAG GTACCTTCCAGAGGTAATGGGTGATGGCTTGGCGAATCAAATCAACAACCCAGAAGTGGAGCTTGATATCACAAAGCCAGACATGACCATCCGGCAGCAGATCATGCAACTCAAAATCATGAGCAACAGGCTGAAAAACGCACTTGATGGCAACGACGTGGACTTCCAGGATGCAA GTGATGACATCAGCGGCTCAGGAAGCGGGATGTGCGTAGGTGGTCAGTGTCCCCGGAACAGACCAGGATTATACGCCTACACACCAGACAACAACCGAGTCAGAGGAGCAGCTACGTATCAAACCCGCCTCTGTAGCCTTCTACTTCTGCTCCCATTGGCCATCCTGCTGCTTCAGCGATGA
- the LOC122877645 gene encoding glypican-1-like isoform X1, which yields MRLPVLLCVLVCLCAAPGPVAGADRSCTDLRQFYTGKGFTLVGVPLTEISGEHLRVCPQGPTCCTSTMEENLGGLSTRETEGLIREAGRSLQAAFNALHRSFDTYFTELHSHSERSLQEVLSPLGPLYSQNTRLYGDLYTDLRLYYRGSALNLDETLSEFWSRLLERTFKISTPTDVNLSEDYLECVAKQQETLRPFGDIPRDMKAKVIRAFVTARSFVQGLIVSGEVVRKVSQVSLSPECTKALMKLVYCPHCRGVASVKPCSNYCSNVMKGCLANQADLDPEWQNLIDTMIQVVSSFSTEPSLDVVLSSIPARIYEAVLFLQENMDTFTAKVYQICGIPGEPGTGSPTLHEQRKKSGSLTASEYKPSPTAGLRLEMQVSDLSSKLREMRQYWVQLPVALCSKLAAGGAGQDKCWNGITKARYLPEVMGDGLANQINNPEVELDITKPDMTIRQQIMQLKIMSNRLKNALDGNDVDFQDASDDISGSGSGMCVGGQCPRNRPGLYAYTPDNNRVRGAATYQTRLCSLLLLLPLAILLLQR from the exons GTGAACATCTGAGGGTGTGTCCTCAGGGTCCAACCTGTTGTACCAGCACCATGGAGGAGAACCTTGGCGGTCTGAGCACCCGAGAGACAGAAGGACTGATCAGAGAGGCTGGCAGGTCGCTGCAGGCTGCCTTCAACGCTCTCCACAGGAGCTTCGACA CCTATTTCACTGAGCTGCACAGTCATTCTGAGCGCTCTCTCCAGGAGGTGCTGTCTCCACTCGGCCCTCTGTACTCCCAGAACACTCGTCTCTATGGGGATCTCTACACAGACCTGAGACTTTACTACCGGGGCTCCGCTCTCAACCTGGACGAGACGCTATCTGAGTTCTGGTCCCGCCTCCTGGAGCGCACCTTTAAAATCTCCACTCCCACCGAT GTCAACCTGTCAGAGGACTACCTTGAATGTGTTGCTAAGCAACAGGAGACACTGCGGCCATTTGGAGACATCCCCCGGGACATGAAGGCGAAGGTGATCCGGGCTTTTGTCACAGCCAGGTCGTTTGTCCAGGGGCTGATAGTCAGCGGAGAGGTGGTCAGGAAGGTCTcacag GTTTCTCTGAGTCCAGAGTGTACGAAGGCCCTGATGAAGCTGGTTTACTGCCCCCACTGTCGCGGCGTGGCCTCCGTCAAACCCTGCTCCAACTACTGTTCCAATGTCATGAAGGGCTGCCTGGCCAATCAAGCTGACCTGGACCCCGAGTGGCAGAACCTTATAG ACACCATGATCCAGGTGGTTTCTAGTTTCAGCACGGAGCCCAGTCTCGATGTGGTTCTCTCCTCCATCCCGGCTCGAATCTATGAAGCAGTTCTCTTCCTACAGGAAAACATGGACACATTCACAGCAAAA gtgtaccAGATATGTGGAATTCCAGGTGAACCAGGAACAGGAAGTCCCACCCTTCAtgaacagaggaagaagagcgGCTCCCTGACCGCATCAGAGTACAAACCCTCTCCAACCGCTGGACTCAGACTAGAGATGCag GTGTCAGACCTGTCCAGTAAGCTGAGGGAGATGCGGCAGTACTGGGTCCAGCTCCCTGTGGCACTTTGCAGCAAATTGGCAGCAGGAGGCGCCGGTCAGGATAAATGCTGGAATGGCATTACCAAAGCCAG GTACCTTCCAGAGGTAATGGGTGATGGCTTGGCGAATCAAATCAACAACCCAGAAGTGGAGCTTGATATCACAAAGCCAGACATGACCATCCGGCAGCAGATCATGCAACTCAAAATCATGAGCAACAGGCTGAAAAACGCACTTGATGGCAACGACGTGGACTTCCAGGATGCAA GTGATGACATCAGCGGCTCAGGAAGCGGGATGTGCGTAGGTGGTCAGTGTCCCCGGAACAGACCAGGATTATACGCCTACACACCAGACAACAACCGAGTCAGAGGAGCAGCTACGTATCAAACCCGCCTCTGTAGCCTTCTACTTCTGCTCCCATTGGCCATCCTGCTGCTTCAGCGATGA